In Mesorhizobium sp., one DNA window encodes the following:
- a CDS encoding cyclase family protein, with product MTITVRGIEFQSNLDNPMGIEFYNLSHRFGFQCPNWPYFRDVQIERKHYMAKSGVLSQTITTTMHVTTHIDAPAHVVQGTPFIDEVPLPHFFGSGIVVSLPKKKWEQITGDDLEKACGKSIRKGDVLIINTGWHKVYEDGDYFAYCPGFVPSAADWMIEKGVKVVGHDTQANDHPLATAIGPQRNGPILPHLAEEYKEWSGGIDWKDAFPEWEPVHQKIFKAGILGIENVGGDLDAVTGKRCTFAFFPINWDRGDGCIIRLVAMIDRNQSYRIEKGEAF from the coding sequence ATGACGATCACGGTGCGCGGTATCGAGTTCCAGTCGAACCTCGACAACCCGATGGGGATCGAGTTCTACAACCTGTCGCACCGGTTCGGCTTCCAGTGCCCGAACTGGCCCTATTTCCGCGACGTCCAGATCGAGCGCAAGCACTACATGGCCAAGTCGGGGGTGCTGTCGCAGACGATCACGACGACCATGCACGTGACCACCCACATCGACGCGCCGGCGCATGTCGTGCAGGGCACGCCGTTCATCGACGAGGTGCCGCTGCCGCACTTCTTCGGCTCGGGCATCGTGGTGTCGCTGCCGAAGAAGAAGTGGGAGCAGATCACCGGCGACGATCTGGAGAAGGCCTGCGGCAAGTCGATCCGCAAGGGCGACGTGCTGATCATCAACACCGGCTGGCACAAGGTCTACGAGGACGGCGACTACTTCGCCTACTGCCCGGGCTTCGTCCCCTCGGCCGCCGACTGGATGATCGAGAAGGGGGTCAAGGTCGTCGGCCACGACACCCAGGCCAACGACCATCCGCTGGCCACCGCCATCGGCCCGCAGCGCAACGGACCGATCCTGCCGCACCTGGCGGAGGAGTACAAGGAATGGTCGGGCGGCATCGACTGGAAGGACGCCTTCCCGGAATGGGAGCCGGTGCACCAGAAGATCTTCAAGGCCGGCATCCTCGGCATCGAGAATGTCGGCGGCGACCTCGACGCCGTCACCGGCAAGCGCTGCACCTTCGCCTTCTTCCCGATCAACTGGGATCGCGGCGACGGCTGCATCATCCGCCTGGTCGCCATGATCGACCGCAACCAGTCCTACCGCATCGAGAAGGGCGAGGCGTTCTGA
- a CDS encoding ABC transporter permease: MSRKDLSLLILIIVVGTVVAIINPRFLSPINLSNTANLIGLFGMFAVAQAFVIISGGIELSVGSIIALLGVLFIDLVAAGSLSPGLAFLTVLGLGCLIGLLHGFLVARVGLQPFVVTLCGLLIYRGIARYYTEDATAGFPFGASFPTLEWLVAGRLYGVPHSLIAFLLITVVMGVVLHRSVYGRHLFAVGKSEEAARYSGINTHRVVITAYVICCALTAVAAVFIAMYTRSISPSSHGNFYELYAIAAAVLGGCSLRGGEGSILGVVLGTVLLQVLQNLVNLLGIPSSLNFAVMGSVILIGVLADQQFSKR, translated from the coding sequence ATCAGCCGGAAGGACCTGTCACTGTTGATCCTGATCATCGTCGTGGGAACGGTGGTGGCGATCATCAATCCGCGCTTCCTGTCGCCGATCAATCTGTCGAACACGGCCAATCTGATCGGTCTGTTCGGAATGTTCGCCGTCGCCCAGGCCTTCGTCATCATCTCCGGCGGCATCGAACTTTCGGTCGGTTCGATCATCGCGCTGCTCGGCGTGCTGTTCATCGACCTGGTGGCGGCCGGATCGCTTTCGCCGGGTCTCGCCTTCCTCACGGTCCTCGGGCTCGGCTGCCTGATCGGCCTGCTGCACGGCTTCCTCGTCGCCCGGGTCGGGCTGCAGCCCTTCGTCGTGACGCTGTGCGGGCTTCTGATCTATCGCGGCATCGCTCGCTACTACACCGAGGATGCGACCGCTGGCTTTCCGTTCGGCGCCAGCTTCCCGACACTCGAATGGCTGGTCGCGGGGCGGCTCTACGGCGTCCCGCACAGCCTGATCGCGTTCCTGCTGATCACCGTCGTGATGGGCGTGGTGCTGCACCGCTCGGTCTACGGGCGGCACCTGTTCGCCGTCGGCAAGAGCGAGGAGGCGGCGCGGTACAGCGGCATCAACACCCATCGGGTCGTGATCACGGCCTATGTCATCTGCTGTGCGCTGACGGCCGTCGCGGCGGTGTTCATCGCGATGTACACGCGCTCGATCTCGCCGTCCTCGCACGGCAATTTCTACGAGCTCTACGCCATCGCGGCGGCGGTGCTGGGCGGCTGCTCGCTGAGGGGCGGCGAGGGATCGATTCTCGGCGTCGTGCTCGGCACCGTGCTGCTGCAGGTGCTGCAGAACCTCGTCAACCTGCTCGGCATCCCGAGCTCGCTCAACTTCGCCGTGATGGGATCGGTGATCCTGATCGGAGTGCTGGCGGACCAGCAGTTCTCGAAGCGGTAG